One Alcanivorax sp. REN37 DNA window includes the following coding sequences:
- a CDS encoding AI-2E family transporter: MTTEKVQSRSFIVLLIAVSLAFFAIIAPFFSPILWAAIFAIMFMPLQNRVRARMPRRPTLASLLTLVVCIVVAIIPLLTMALALLQEGRVLFELIQSGKLDFGRYVDRIQEAAPSLRQHAADLGINVVEVREGIRNTVSSSSAYLARNAVNIGQFSFGFIVKFGVMLYLLFFFLRDGHQLARRISDAVPLSEEHKTRLFRKFGEVVRATMKGNVLIALIQGALGGFIFWILDIQGALLWGALMALLSLLPAVGAALIWTPVAVYFLLTGQLWQGILLVAFGVGPIGLADNLLRPRLVGQKTQLPDYAILVTTLGGITLLGISGFVLGPLVAAFFIAVWDLSLNEFRDPSPAATLPPEAESQPEAALTPPAPTTPDVSALPPDA, translated from the coding sequence GTGACCACCGAAAAGGTGCAAAGCCGCTCTTTCATCGTGCTGTTGATTGCTGTGTCGCTGGCATTCTTCGCCATCATCGCGCCGTTCTTTAGCCCGATCCTGTGGGCGGCGATCTTCGCCATCATGTTCATGCCGCTGCAAAACCGGGTACGCGCCCGCATGCCTCGCCGCCCAACCCTAGCCAGCTTGCTGACGCTGGTGGTGTGCATTGTGGTGGCGATCATTCCGCTGCTGACCATGGCGCTGGCACTGCTGCAGGAAGGCCGCGTGCTGTTCGAGCTGATTCAAAGCGGCAAACTCGACTTCGGCCGCTATGTGGACCGCATTCAAGAGGCAGCGCCGTCGCTGCGCCAACATGCCGCAGATCTCGGCATCAACGTGGTGGAGGTGCGCGAAGGCATCCGCAACACGGTGTCGTCCAGTAGTGCCTATCTAGCGCGCAACGCGGTGAACATTGGCCAGTTCTCGTTCGGCTTCATCGTCAAATTCGGCGTCATGCTGTACCTGCTGTTCTTCTTCCTGCGCGATGGCCACCAGCTGGCGCGCCGCATCAGCGATGCGGTGCCACTCAGTGAAGAACACAAGACCCGGCTGTTCCGCAAATTCGGCGAAGTGGTGCGCGCCACCATGAAGGGCAACGTGCTGATCGCGCTGATTCAGGGCGCGTTGGGCGGCTTTATTTTTTGGATTCTGGATATTCAGGGCGCGCTGCTGTGGGGGGCGCTGATGGCGCTGCTGTCGCTGTTGCCGGCGGTGGGCGCGGCGCTGATCTGGACGCCGGTGGCGGTGTACTTCCTGCTGACCGGTCAGCTGTGGCAGGGCATCCTGCTGGTGGCGTTCGGGGTCGGCCCGATCGGGTTGGCGGACAACCTGCTGCGGCCGCGGCTGGTGGGTCAGAAAACCCAGTTGCCGGATTACGCGATTCTGGTCACCACGCTGGGCGGGATCACGCTGCTGGGCATCAGCGGCTTTGTGCTCGGCCCACTGGTGGCCGCGTTCTTCATTGCGGTGTGGGATCTGTCGCTGAATGAATTCCGTGATCCGTCCCCGGCGGCAACGCTGCCGCCGGAGGCCGAGTCACAGCCAGAAGCGGCGCTTACGCCGCCGGCTCCAACAACTCCGGACGTTTCAGCATTGCCGCCAGACGCTTGA
- a CDS encoding ArsA family ATPase has translation MPTLDLPALLRERRLLLVGGKGGVGKTTVAASLALAAADQGRRTLVVSTDPAHSLSDAFGVAPSPALRPVTERLQLLEIDPDQAARDYLEDVLAHMARFARPQQLGELRRQLMLSADSPGAQEAALLERVAQLLDQEQQHDLLVLDTAPTGHTLRLLQLPEMMAAWTDGLLRHNQRAERLGAVLAHLSPGAELDRPLQQPAPDSDRDGALKARLAARQALLRRTRRRLSDAANTAFLLVLTAERLPLLETERAAQALQAAEVPLAGLVVNRLLPTGSDDPFLRGRRHSEARQLAELERRLGQLPRHRLPWAAEDIVGLPALRALATHF, from the coding sequence ATGCCCACGCTGGACCTGCCCGCCCTGTTGCGTGAGCGCCGGCTGCTGCTGGTGGGCGGCAAAGGCGGTGTCGGCAAAACCACAGTTGCCGCCAGCCTCGCGCTAGCGGCGGCGGATCAGGGGCGCCGCACGCTGGTGGTCTCCACCGACCCGGCCCACAGCCTCAGCGATGCCTTCGGTGTCGCGCCATCGCCGGCGCTGCGCCCAGTCACTGAGCGACTGCAGCTGCTGGAAATTGATCCGGACCAAGCCGCACGGGATTACCTGGAAGACGTGCTGGCGCACATGGCGCGCTTTGCCCGCCCACAGCAACTCGGTGAACTGCGCCGACAGCTGATGTTGTCGGCAGACAGCCCCGGCGCCCAGGAAGCGGCGCTGCTGGAGCGGGTGGCGCAATTGCTCGACCAAGAACAGCAGCATGACCTGCTGGTGCTCGATACCGCCCCCACCGGCCATACCCTGCGCCTGCTGCAACTGCCGGAAATGATGGCGGCCTGGACCGATGGCTTGCTGCGCCACAACCAGCGCGCCGAACGGCTTGGCGCTGTGCTGGCTCACTTGTCGCCGGGCGCCGAACTGGACCGGCCGCTGCAACAACCGGCACCGGACAGCGACCGGGATGGCGCCCTGAAAGCACGACTGGCGGCCCGCCAAGCACTGCTGCGGCGCACCCGGCGCCGGTTGTCTGACGCCGCCAACACCGCGTTCCTGCTGGTGCTCACCGCAGAGCGCTTGCCCCTCCTGGAAACCGAACGGGCGGCGCAGGCATTGCAGGCGGCCGAGGTTCCGCTGGCCGGACTGGTGGTGAACCGACTGCTGCCCACCGGCAGCGATGACCCCTTCCTGCGCGGGCGTCGCCACAGTGAGGCCCGTCAGCTGGCCGAACTGGAGCGCCGCCTCGGCCAGCTGCCGCGCCACCGATTACCTTGGGCGGCCGAAGACATCGTCGGCTTACCGGCACTGCGCGCGCTGGCAACACACTTTTAA
- a CDS encoding cory-CC-star protein has translation MTPLWQRITHWYRRAEAFGAEYYNAPYRRAIAAARRDEEDLFMLLVFAEMMGIPNPATWHTLELQPLLLERFHDWHRRQGMAHSPLDQFRCC, from the coding sequence ATGACGCCCCTGTGGCAACGCATCACCCATTGGTACCGCCGCGCCGAGGCGTTCGGCGCGGAGTACTACAACGCGCCCTACCGGCGCGCCATTGCCGCCGCCCGCCGCGATGAGGAAGACCTGTTCATGCTGCTGGTATTTGCCGAAATGATGGGCATCCCCAACCCCGCCACCTGGCACACCTTGGAACTGCAGCCGCTGCTGCTGGAGCGCTTCCACGACTGGCATCGACGCCAGGGCATGGCGCATTCACCGCTCGACCAGTTCCGCTGCTGCTGA
- a CDS encoding carbon starvation CstA family protein, translating into MSAIVLLLLGLAGMALGYLFYSRFIAQRIFKLDPDFRTPAHEFEDGIDFVPTNRFVLWGHHFTSVAGAAPIVGPAIAVIWGWLPAFLWVVFGTIFFAGVHDMGAIWASVRNRAKSVGALTGDVVGRRARSLFMIVIFLVLLMVNAVFGVVIARLLVGNPGAVVPVWGAIAVALVIGQLIYRRLLPLGLVSVLGVIALYALIYVGPQVPVSLPDSTFGLSANASWILLLFLYAAIASVLPVWMLLQPRDYINGLQLFVGLILIYAAVLIVNPAIVAPALNTDLPPGTPSLIPLLFVTIACGAISGFHGLVASGTTSKQLARETDARFVGYFGGIGEGALSLASIILATAGFASLADWQAVYHAFGQGGEAAFVNGGARILEQGIGISAEVSATMLTVMAALFAGTTMDTGLRLQRYIFQEWGEIYQIKWMGKALPATLLAVGTCLVLAFGAGGADGSGGLLIWPLFGTTNQLLAGLTLLVITLMLIQRQRPARYTAIPLAFLLVMTLLGLLLQLRSFFIDKNWFLFGLGSVVLVAAVLVALECVAALRRSRQVAP; encoded by the coding sequence ATGAGCGCTATTGTGCTGCTTCTGCTTGGCCTGGCCGGCATGGCCCTCGGCTATCTGTTCTATTCACGCTTCATCGCCCAACGCATCTTCAAGCTGGACCCGGACTTCCGCACACCAGCGCACGAATTCGAAGACGGCATCGACTTCGTGCCCACCAACCGCTTTGTGCTGTGGGGCCACCACTTCACCTCGGTGGCCGGCGCCGCCCCCATTGTCGGCCCCGCCATTGCGGTGATCTGGGGCTGGCTGCCAGCGTTCCTGTGGGTAGTGTTCGGCACCATCTTCTTTGCCGGCGTGCACGACATGGGCGCGATCTGGGCCAGCGTGCGTAATCGCGCCAAATCGGTGGGCGCGCTCACCGGTGATGTGGTCGGCCGCCGTGCTCGCAGCCTGTTCATGATCGTCATCTTCCTGGTGCTGCTGATGGTCAACGCCGTGTTTGGCGTGGTGATTGCGCGGCTGCTGGTGGGCAACCCCGGCGCCGTGGTGCCGGTGTGGGGCGCCATCGCTGTGGCGCTAGTGATCGGCCAACTGATCTACCGCCGGCTGCTGCCGCTGGGGCTGGTGTCCGTGCTGGGCGTGATCGCGCTTTATGCGCTGATCTACGTCGGCCCGCAGGTGCCGGTGTCACTGCCGGATTCCACCTTCGGTCTGTCCGCCAACGCCAGCTGGATTTTGCTGCTGTTCCTGTACGCCGCCATTGCGTCAGTGCTACCGGTGTGGATGCTGCTGCAGCCGCGTGACTACATCAACGGCCTGCAATTGTTCGTCGGCCTGATCCTGATCTACGCCGCGGTGCTGATCGTCAATCCGGCCATCGTGGCGCCGGCACTCAACACCGATTTACCACCGGGTACGCCCTCACTGATTCCGCTGCTGTTCGTCACCATTGCCTGCGGCGCGATCTCCGGTTTCCACGGGCTGGTGGCGTCCGGCACCACCTCCAAGCAGTTGGCACGGGAAACCGATGCCCGCTTTGTCGGTTACTTCGGCGGTATTGGTGAGGGGGCGTTGTCGCTGGCGTCGATCATTCTCGCCACCGCCGGTTTTGCCTCGTTGGCCGATTGGCAAGCGGTGTACCACGCCTTCGGTCAGGGTGGCGAGGCGGCGTTCGTCAACGGCGGCGCACGCATTCTGGAACAGGGCATCGGCATCAGTGCCGAGGTCTCCGCCACCATGCTGACGGTAATGGCCGCGCTGTTTGCTGGCACCACCATGGACACCGGGCTGCGGTTGCAACGCTACATTTTCCAAGAATGGGGCGAGATCTATCAGATCAAATGGATGGGCAAAGCACTGCCCGCCACGCTGCTGGCGGTGGGCACCTGCCTGGTGCTGGCGTTTGGCGCCGGCGGCGCCGACGGCTCCGGCGGCCTGCTGATCTGGCCGCTATTCGGCACCACCAACCAACTGTTGGCCGGACTCACCCTGCTCGTCATCACGCTGATGCTGATCCAGCGCCAGCGACCCGCGCGCTACACCGCCATCCCACTGGCGTTCCTGCTGGTGATGACGCTGCTCGGTTTGCTGCTGCAACTGCGCAGCTTCTTCATCGACAAGAACTGGTTCCTGTTCGGCCTCGGCAGCGTGGTGCTGGTGGCGGCGGTGTTGGTGGCGTTGGAATGCGTGGCAGCGCTGCGCCGTAGTCGGCAGGTGGCGCCATGA
- a CDS encoding DUF748 domain-containing protein → MSLSQRWRSSRRSTRIALIVAVLYLLYAALTAWVLAPWLQRTLIEELGAATGRDVSLTALDINPFTLSARAQEFALHDPDGTPFVAFDGLEVNFQLSSLLRRSWHFKSLVLTTPRVTVTQLQRGQFNFADLLERFADDPDASDEPAAPVKLPPLSVARIEVADGGVHFIDRAYGGEDKVELSPVSFVIHDFSTRAASDGDDNSYQLAITSPGGGSLDWQGRFLLDPFQADGQLTLRNVELAPFAELLRHQLRFTLAEGSLDLDTRYQVDGSDPLRIQLQDGQLTLNRLRLDDPEQQLTVLALPRLALSGITVDTLEQRVAATELALEQPRLVARLQQQGLDLVTLFTPIELPEDEKVAVVQVTPADERSDAAPEREWTLTLASLQLQQGAVALTDHTLAEPAALSLAPIDVTLGNLVVGAAEPFTLAAKLALDGGGSVSAEGGGTLVPFSTDLSLALEALPVTTLQPWLAPHLDAALQSGTAEGKWTLKLADGEPLQVTLRGDARINDLALLEQGRLPLLALKQLTLSGLSLDLAAQRLALARIGISGLDVQARISPDGRNPADRILRDSGSTNASDSGAPWQVQIEEIAFDNSRARYLDRSMSPNFSVALTRLQGSLRQLDSDGRRPVQVALQGRVDDHAPLSVQGTLSPLAAQPTAQLTTRLQGYDMTSLTPFTGQYLGYTTDTGQLSLDSTLTVDGTRLDSQTQVKALKFFLGDRVNSPDALNVPIKLGLSVIRDRHDLIELPVKAAGDLSDPSVSVRGIVLKALTNILVRAATSPLSVLAGLVGGSDLEQVPFSAGAAAPNADTERQLADLAKALEQRPQLMLTLEGQAGDADRLALSAEWLGRDLEGRNWAELDTAASDSGFQRRVLRRYQRELDADPQALLPDDSDSGRDTQVRAAFDALAAHLQTAVNDDLLLNLAQQRAQQVKTLLMDQYGIAGERLQQSSAKLAAADAPRVALTLSSR, encoded by the coding sequence ATGTCCCTGTCCCAACGCTGGCGCAGCAGTCGCCGCAGCACCCGTATCGCGCTGATTGTCGCGGTCCTTTATCTGCTGTACGCGGCACTGACCGCTTGGGTGCTGGCGCCCTGGCTGCAGCGCACGCTGATCGAGGAACTGGGCGCTGCCACCGGCCGCGATGTCAGCCTCACGGCACTGGACATTAACCCGTTTACCTTGTCCGCCCGGGCGCAGGAATTTGCCCTGCACGATCCGGACGGCACCCCGTTCGTGGCATTCGACGGTCTGGAGGTCAACTTCCAGCTTAGCTCGCTGCTGCGCCGCAGCTGGCACTTCAAAAGCTTGGTGCTGACCACGCCGCGCGTCACCGTCACCCAGCTGCAGCGCGGGCAGTTCAACTTTGCTGACCTGTTGGAGCGCTTCGCCGACGACCCGGACGCCAGCGACGAGCCGGCCGCGCCGGTGAAATTGCCGCCGCTGTCAGTGGCGCGCATCGAAGTAGCCGACGGCGGCGTGCATTTCATCGACCGCGCCTACGGCGGTGAAGACAAGGTGGAACTGAGCCCGGTCAGCTTCGTGATCCACGACTTTTCTACTCGCGCCGCCAGCGATGGCGACGACAACAGCTATCAATTGGCGATCACCAGCCCCGGCGGCGGCAGCCTCGACTGGCAGGGCCGCTTCCTGCTTGATCCATTCCAGGCCGATGGCCAACTGACGCTGCGCAATGTGGAGCTGGCGCCGTTCGCAGAACTGCTGCGCCACCAACTACGCTTCACACTGGCGGAAGGCAGCCTCGATCTGGATACCCGCTACCAAGTGGACGGCAGCGATCCGCTGCGCATCCAGTTGCAGGATGGCCAGTTGACGCTCAACCGGCTGCGCTTGGACGACCCGGAGCAGCAGTTGACCGTGCTGGCGCTGCCGCGCCTGGCGCTCAGCGGCATCACCGTGGACACGCTGGAACAGCGCGTCGCCGCCACCGAGTTGGCGCTGGAGCAACCGCGCCTGGTGGCACGCCTGCAACAGCAAGGGCTGGATCTGGTGACGCTGTTCACCCCGATCGAACTGCCGGAAGACGAGAAAGTGGCAGTGGTACAGGTGACCCCGGCGGACGAGCGCAGTGATGCCGCACCGGAACGGGAATGGACGCTGACGCTGGCATCCCTGCAGTTACAGCAGGGAGCGGTGGCGCTCACCGACCACACCTTGGCCGAGCCGGCGGCGCTGTCGCTGGCACCGATCGATGTCACGCTCGGCAACCTCGTCGTAGGCGCAGCGGAACCCTTCACCCTGGCGGCCAAGCTGGCACTGGACGGCGGCGGCAGCGTCAGCGCTGAAGGTGGCGGCACGCTGGTGCCGTTCAGCACCGACTTGTCACTGGCGCTGGAGGCGTTGCCAGTAACCACCCTGCAACCCTGGCTGGCACCGCATCTGGATGCCGCGCTGCAATCCGGCACCGCCGAGGGCAAATGGACGCTGAAGCTGGCAGATGGCGAACCGCTGCAAGTGACGTTGCGCGGCGACGCCCGCATCAACGATCTGGCGCTGTTGGAGCAGGGCCGACTGCCACTGCTGGCGCTGAAACAGCTGACCCTGTCCGGGCTCAGCTTGGACCTTGCTGCTCAGCGCCTGGCGCTGGCGCGCATCGGTATCAGCGGCCTGGATGTGCAAGCGCGCATCAGCCCCGATGGCCGCAACCCCGCCGACCGCATCCTGCGTGACAGCGGCAGCACCAACGCCAGCGACAGCGGCGCACCCTGGCAGGTACAGATCGAAGAGATCGCGTTCGACAACTCCCGCGCGCGCTACTTGGACCGCTCCATGAGCCCCAATTTCTCGGTCGCCCTGACGCGCCTGCAGGGCAGCCTGCGCCAGCTCGACAGCGACGGCCGCCGGCCGGTGCAGGTGGCGCTGCAGGGCCGCGTTGATGACCACGCGCCGCTGTCGGTACAGGGCACTCTGTCACCGCTGGCGGCGCAGCCAACGGCACAGCTGACCACGCGCCTGCAAGGCTATGACATGACCAGCCTGACGCCATTCACTGGCCAATATCTGGGCTACACCACGGATACCGGACAGCTGTCGCTGGACAGCACCCTGACCGTCGACGGCACCCGGCTCGACAGCCAAACTCAGGTCAAAGCGCTGAAGTTCTTCCTCGGCGACCGGGTCAACAGCCCAGACGCGTTGAATGTGCCGATCAAGCTTGGGCTGTCCGTGATTCGCGACCGCCATGACCTGATCGAACTGCCCGTGAAAGCGGCCGGCGACCTCAGTGATCCGTCGGTGAGCGTACGCGGCATTGTGCTCAAGGCGCTGACCAACATCCTCGTGCGCGCCGCCACCTCGCCACTGTCAGTACTGGCCGGCCTGGTCGGCGGCAGTGACCTGGAGCAAGTGCCGTTTAGCGCCGGCGCGGCGGCACCCAATGCCGACACCGAGCGCCAACTGGCAGACCTTGCCAAAGCTTTAGAACAGCGCCCACAACTGATGTTGACGCTGGAGGGCCAAGCCGGCGACGCAGACCGACTAGCGCTGAGCGCCGAATGGCTGGGCCGCGACTTGGAAGGCCGCAACTGGGCCGAGCTCGACACCGCCGCCAGCGATAGCGGCTTCCAACGTCGGGTGCTGCGCCGCTATCAACGCGAACTGGATGCCGACCCGCAAGCGCTGTTGCCGGACGACAGCGACAGCGGCCGCGATACCCAAGTGCGCGCCGCCTTCGACGCCTTGGCCGCGCACCTGCAGACTGCCGTCAACGACGACCTGCTGCTGAACCTTGCGCAGCAGCGCGCGCAACAGGTGAAAACGCTGCTGATGGACCAATACGGCATCGCCGGCGAGCGGCTGCAGCAAAGCAGCGCCAAACTGGCTGCGGCGGATGCACCACGGGTGGCGCTCACGTTGAGCAGCCGCTGA
- the lysA gene encoding diaminopimelate decarboxylase: MEPFQYHDGQLHAEKVPVAELARRFGTPLYVYSRAMLEAQYRAFADAFGDHPHQVCYAVKANSNLAVLNVLARLGAGFDIVSEGELERVLRAGGDPAKVVFSGVGKTASEMATALRAGIHCFNVESAAELEVLNRTAGELGLRAPVSIRVNPDVDAQTHPYISTGLKDNKFGVDIAVAPALYRHAATLAHIEILGVDCHIGSQLTTLAPFEDAAGRVMALIDTLRQDGITLRHVDLGGGLGVRYRDENPSSPGDYVRALLQQVPADLAVHIEPGRAIAANAGLFVTEVLYLKPADHKNFAIIDGAMNDMIRPSLYDAWQDIVPVAPRSSASQVWDVVGPVCETGDFLGKDRELALEPGDLLAMRSAGAYGFVMASNYNTRNRPAEVMVDGDRAHVVRARETYEDQLRLESLLP; encoded by the coding sequence ATGGAACCGTTCCAGTATCACGACGGACAACTGCACGCCGAGAAGGTCCCGGTGGCCGAATTGGCACGCCGCTTCGGCACACCGCTGTATGTGTACTCCCGCGCCATGCTGGAAGCCCAGTACCGGGCCTTCGCTGACGCCTTCGGCGATCACCCGCACCAGGTCTGTTATGCGGTGAAGGCCAACTCCAACCTCGCCGTGCTGAACGTGCTGGCCCGCCTCGGCGCCGGCTTCGACATCGTGTCCGAAGGCGAGCTGGAGCGGGTGCTGCGCGCCGGCGGTGATCCGGCCAAAGTGGTGTTCTCTGGGGTCGGCAAGACCGCCAGCGAGATGGCCACCGCGCTGCGCGCCGGGATCCACTGCTTTAACGTGGAATCCGCCGCCGAACTGGAAGTGCTCAACCGCACCGCCGGCGAGCTGGGCCTGCGGGCGCCGGTGTCGATCCGCGTCAACCCGGATGTGGATGCCCAGACCCACCCCTATATCTCCACCGGCCTCAAGGACAACAAGTTCGGTGTCGACATCGCCGTGGCACCGGCGCTGTACCGCCATGCCGCCACGCTGGCGCACATCGAGATCCTCGGCGTCGACTGCCACATCGGCAGCCAGCTGACCACGCTGGCGCCGTTTGAAGACGCCGCCGGCCGCGTCATGGCGCTGATCGACACCCTGCGCCAGGACGGCATCACGCTGCGCCACGTCGATCTTGGCGGCGGCCTCGGCGTGCGCTACCGGGACGAGAACCCGTCCAGCCCAGGCGACTACGTGCGTGCGCTGCTGCAACAGGTGCCGGCGGACCTCGCCGTACACATCGAGCCGGGCCGGGCCATTGCCGCCAATGCTGGGCTGTTCGTGACCGAGGTGCTGTACCTGAAGCCGGCCGACCACAAGAACTTTGCCATCATCGACGGCGCTATGAACGACATGATCCGCCCCAGCCTCTACGACGCTTGGCAGGACATCGTGCCGGTGGCGCCACGCTCCAGCGCCAGCCAGGTCTGGGACGTGGTGGGTCCGGTGTGCGAGACCGGCGACTTCCTCGGCAAAGACCGGGAGTTGGCGCTGGAGCCCGGCGACCTGCTCGCCATGCGCTCCGCCGGCGCCTATGGTTTCGTGATGGCCAGCAACTACAACACCCGCAACCGTCCGGCTGAAGTAATGGTCGACGGTGACCGCGCCCACGTGGTGCGCGCGCGTGAGACCTACGAAGACCAGTTGCGACTGGAATCCTTGCTGCCCTGA
- the lptM gene encoding LPS translocon maturation chaperone LptM, giving the protein MNRLFPLLALLAAAALTGCGQSGALYFADDADARPSRTLFGGQRAAEPDADADSPSSDQREPAAAAPDDDADQH; this is encoded by the coding sequence ATGAACCGCCTGTTTCCACTACTGGCCCTGCTGGCTGCCGCCGCCCTCACCGGCTGCGGCCAGAGCGGTGCCCTGTATTTCGCCGACGACGCCGATGCCCGCCCGTCACGCACCTTGTTCGGCGGCCAACGCGCCGCTGAACCGGACGCAGACGCTGACTCGCCCAGCTCCGACCAGCGCGAGCCGGCCGCCGCCGCGCCTGACGACGACGCCGATCAACACTGA
- the rnk gene encoding nucleoside diphosphate kinase regulator: MSNKPPITVSRLDAQRLEALLSRAPDSDVVDALEQELLRATLVPAAEMPDTVVTMNSRVKCREEVGGREYTLTLVYPDEAGPSKVSVLAPVGAALLGLSVGQSIDWPGPGGKPLRMKILELEYQPEAAGDREL; the protein is encoded by the coding sequence GTGTCGAACAAACCGCCGATCACTGTATCGCGCCTGGATGCCCAACGGCTCGAGGCGTTGTTGAGTCGCGCTCCTGACAGCGACGTGGTGGACGCACTGGAGCAAGAGTTGCTGCGTGCCACCTTGGTGCCGGCCGCTGAGATGCCGGACACGGTGGTGACCATGAACTCGCGCGTGAAGTGCCGCGAGGAAGTGGGCGGCCGTGAGTACACCCTGACGCTGGTGTACCCGGACGAAGCCGGGCCGTCCAAGGTGTCGGTGCTGGCGCCGGTGGGCGCGGCGCTGCTGGGGCTGTCGGTGGGGCAATCCATCGACTGGCCGGGTCCGGGTGGTAAGCCGCTGCGGATGAAAATCCTCGAGCTGGAGTACCAGCCGGAAGCGGCCGGTGACCGCGAGCTGTAA
- the argH gene encoding argininosuccinate lyase, translated as MSDKQNKLWGGRFSESVDQFVQEFTASVSFDQRMYAQDIRGSIAHATMLAEVGVLTNAERDAIIDGLGAIKQDIEQGNFEWSVALEDVHMNIEARLTDRIGITGKKLHTGRSRNDQVATDIRLWLRDHIDLIDAELLRLMQGLLGLAEREAATIMPGFTHLQTAQPVTFGHHLLAWFEMLRRDRERLADCRRRVNRMPLGSAALAGTTYPINRERTRELLGFDEVCYNSLDGVSDRDFAIEFCALAALCMTHLSRMSEELVLWTSAQFQFINLPDRFCTGSSIMPQKKNPDVPELVRGKTGRVNGHLIALLTLMKSQPLAYNKDNQEDKEPLFDAVDTLHGSLRAFADMVPALEPNREVMREAARRGFATATDLADYLVRKGIAFRDAHEIVGKAVAYGVAEKKDLSDMSITELRTFSDQIDEDVFDVLTLEGSVSARNHIGGTAPEQVRDAVARARGQL; from the coding sequence ATGAGTGACAAGCAGAACAAGCTCTGGGGCGGCCGCTTCAGCGAGTCCGTCGATCAGTTTGTGCAAGAGTTTACCGCGAGTGTGAGTTTCGACCAGCGCATGTACGCGCAGGACATCCGTGGCTCCATCGCCCATGCCACCATGCTGGCGGAAGTGGGTGTGCTCACCAACGCCGAACGCGACGCCATCATTGACGGCCTCGGCGCCATCAAGCAGGACATCGAACAGGGCAACTTCGAGTGGTCGGTGGCACTGGAAGACGTGCACATGAACATCGAAGCACGGCTCACCGACCGCATCGGCATCACCGGTAAGAAACTGCACACCGGGCGCAGCCGCAACGACCAAGTGGCCACCGACATCCGCCTCTGGCTGCGCGACCACATCGACCTGATCGACGCCGAATTGCTGCGCTTGATGCAGGGGCTGCTGGGACTGGCCGAGCGCGAAGCCGCCACCATCATGCCCGGCTTCACCCACCTGCAGACTGCGCAGCCGGTGACCTTCGGCCACCACCTGTTGGCTTGGTTCGAGATGCTGCGCCGCGACCGCGAGCGGCTGGCCGACTGCCGCCGCCGCGTCAACCGCATGCCGCTGGGCTCCGCTGCGCTGGCCGGCACCACCTACCCGATTAACCGCGAGCGCACCCGCGAGCTGCTGGGCTTTGACGAGGTGTGCTACAACTCCCTCGACGGCGTCAGCGACCGCGACTTCGCCATCGAATTCTGCGCACTGGCAGCGCTGTGCATGACCCACCTGTCACGCATGAGCGAAGAACTGGTGCTGTGGACCTCGGCGCAGTTCCAATTCATCAACCTGCCCGACCGCTTCTGCACCGGCAGTTCGATCATGCCGCAGAAGAAAAACCCGGACGTGCCAGAGCTGGTGCGCGGCAAGACCGGCCGCGTCAACGGCCACCTGATCGCGCTGCTAACGCTGATGAAGAGCCAGCCGCTGGCTTACAACAAAGACAACCAGGAAGACAAAGAACCGCTGTTCGATGCCGTCGATACCCTGCACGGCTCGCTGCGCGCCTTTGCCGACATGGTGCCGGCGCTGGAACCGAACCGTGAAGTGATGCGCGAGGCGGCACGGCGCGGTTTCGCCACCGCCACCGACCTGGCTGACTACCTGGTGCGCAAGGGCATCGCTTTCCGTGACGCACACGAGATCGTCGGCAAGGCCGTGGCCTACGGCGTCGCAGAAAAGAAAGACCTGTCCGACATGAGCATCACCGAACTGCGCACCTTCAGTGACCAGATCGATGAAGACGTGTTTGACGTGCTGACGCTGGAAGGCTCGGTCAGCGCCCGCAACCACATCGGCGGCACCGCGCCAGAACAGGTGCGTGACGCTGTGGCACGGGCCCGCGGCCAGCTCTGA